A genome region from Clostridium pasteurianum includes the following:
- the accD gene encoding acetyl-CoA carboxylase, carboxyltransferase subunit beta, whose translation MALFKKRKYITVSSKKLENDAQNQPTIPDGMWIKCSKCGKILYKSDVDENLKVCPNCNAHLRMNAWERIKLVIDEGTFKEFDENMEPANPLDFPGYKDKIKKMQDKTGLKEGVVTGFGNINGYKTIIAVMDSNFMMGSMGSVVGEKITRAIEKATEKKLPIIIFTTSGGARMQEGMFSLMQMAKTSAALAKHNEAGLLYISALTDPTTGGVTASFAMLGDIIISEPKTLIGFAGRRVIEQTINQKLPSDFQTSEFLFKHGFIDMIVERKNLKNTLGNILRMHS comes from the coding sequence ATGGCACTGTTTAAGAAAAGGAAATATATAACTGTAAGTAGTAAGAAACTAGAAAATGACGCACAAAATCAACCCACGATACCAGATGGAATGTGGATAAAATGCTCAAAGTGCGGCAAGATTTTATATAAAAGTGATGTTGATGAAAATTTAAAGGTTTGTCCTAATTGCAATGCTCATCTTAGAATGAATGCTTGGGAAAGAATAAAACTTGTAATTGATGAAGGAACATTTAAAGAATTTGATGAGAATATGGAACCAGCAAACCCTTTAGATTTTCCAGGATATAAAGATAAGATAAAGAAAATGCAGGATAAAACTGGCTTAAAAGAAGGCGTAGTAACTGGATTTGGCAATATAAATGGGTATAAAACAATTATTGCTGTAATGGATAGTAATTTTATGATGGGAAGTATGGGGTCTGTAGTTGGAGAAAAGATAACAAGAGCTATAGAAAAAGCAACTGAGAAAAAACTTCCAATAATAATTTTTACTACATCAGGTGGTGCAAGAATGCAGGAGGGCATGTTTTCCTTAATGCAGATGGCTAAAACAAGTGCAGCACTTGCAAAGCACAATGAAGCAGGTCTTCTTTATATTTCAGCACTGACAGATCCAACAACGGGTGGGGTTACAGCAAGTTTTGCAATGCTTGGAGATATAATAATATCTGAACCTAAAACTCTTATTGGCTTTGCAGGTAGAAGAGTTATAGAACAAACAATAAATCAGAAACTTCCTTCTGATTTTCAAACTTCAGAGTTCCTATTTAAACATGGATTTATAGATATGATAGTAGAAAGAAAAAATCTAAAAAATACATTAGGAAATATTTTGAGAATGCATAGTTAG
- a CDS encoding acetyl-CoA carboxylase biotin carboxylase subunit, translating into MINKILIANRGEIAVRIIRACREMGIETVAIYSEADRESMHVYLADEAICVGPAKSQDSYLNMGNIISATVLTKAQAIHPGFGFLSENGKFAKMCNECNITFIGPDAETIENMGNKAKAREMMIKAGVPVVPGCEGTIDSEEEALKEAKRIGYPVMLKASAGGGGRGIRIVREEKDLINAFRNAKSEAKAAFGDDTMYMEKFIEEPRHIEFQILGDSFGNVVYLGERDCSIQRRNQKVLEEAPSPVMNEELRHEMGEAAVRAAKAVNYKNAGTIEFLLDKHGNYYFMEMNTRIQVEHGITEMVTGVDLIKEQIKIAAGEKLSFKQSDIEIRGHAIECRINAENPEKNFMPSPGEIKYFHVPGGPGVRLDSAAYTGYTIPPNYDSMIGKLIAYGRDRKEAINIMERALGEFIIDGVNTNIDFQYDLVNNKKFISGDYNTSFIEKELKY; encoded by the coding sequence ATGATAAATAAAATTTTAATTGCTAATAGAGGTGAAATAGCAGTTAGAATAATAAGAGCATGTAGAGAAATGGGCATAGAGACAGTAGCTATTTACTCTGAGGCAGATAGAGAATCAATGCATGTGTATCTTGCGGATGAAGCAATTTGTGTTGGACCAGCTAAATCGCAAGATAGTTATCTTAATATGGGCAACATAATAAGTGCAACTGTTCTTACAAAAGCACAGGCTATACATCCTGGCTTTGGATTTTTATCCGAGAATGGTAAGTTTGCCAAGATGTGCAATGAATGTAATATAACTTTTATAGGACCTGATGCAGAGACCATTGAAAATATGGGAAATAAAGCGAAGGCAAGAGAAATGATGATAAAGGCTGGAGTCCCTGTGGTTCCAGGCTGTGAAGGTACTATTGATAGTGAAGAAGAAGCTTTAAAGGAAGCCAAAAGGATAGGATATCCTGTTATGCTTAAGGCTTCAGCAGGCGGTGGCGGAAGAGGAATTAGAATTGTAAGAGAAGAAAAAGATCTTATAAATGCTTTTAGAAATGCTAAAAGTGAAGCTAAAGCCGCATTTGGCGATGATACTATGTATATGGAAAAATTCATAGAAGAACCTAGACATATAGAATTTCAGATACTTGGAGATTCCTTTGGAAATGTAGTTTACCTTGGTGAAAGGGACTGCTCTATACAAAGAAGAAATCAAAAAGTTTTGGAAGAAGCACCATCTCCTGTTATGAATGAAGAACTTAGACATGAAATGGGTGAAGCAGCAGTAAGGGCAGCTAAAGCAGTAAACTATAAAAATGCCGGTACTATAGAATTTTTACTTGATAAGCATGGTAATTATTACTTTATGGAAATGAACACTAGAATACAAGTAGAGCATGGTATTACAGAAATGGTTACAGGTGTTGACTTAATTAAGGAGCAAATAAAAATAGCAGCAGGAGAAAAGTTATCATTTAAGCAGAGTGACATAGAAATTAGAGGGCACGCCATAGAGTGCAGGATAAATGCGGAGAATCCTGAGAAAAACTTTATGCCATCACCTGGTGAAATTAAATATTTTCATGTTCCAGGGGGACCTGGTGTAAGGCTTGATAGTGCTGCTTATACAGGATATACAATACCACCTAATTATGATTCTATGATTGGAAAGCTTATTGCTTATGGTAGAGATAGAAAAGAAGCCATAAATATAATGGAAAGAGCTCTCGGAGAATTTATAATTGATGGTGTTAATACTAATATAGATTTTCAATATGATTTAGTAAATAATAAGAAGTTTATTTCTGGAGACTATAATACAAGTTTTATAGAAAAAGAATTGAAATACTAA